The proteins below come from a single Drosophila suzukii chromosome X, CBGP_Dsuzu_IsoJpt1.0, whole genome shotgun sequence genomic window:
- the LOC108018876 gene encoding E3 ubiquitin-protein ligase KCMF1, which translates to MDSPRNPPVSPDEQYLETLIHWDVNCDGCGSSRLIHYRYKCLRCPDYDLCADCHENGVTTGQHEQDHPFQCLLDRAARELFFAGEQTPDLCADSYTCPLCGGMGMSAGELMRHCQMEHRLVRLSVICPLCVAVPASHPNRVNNITTHLILWHPASPLRVPGSPSSSFAEPHSEFLWPQQSLDFTATEPSTGFGMATHHTLPSAQMPQVRFLLPRGTPPLAPSEDLSDDEIVEM; encoded by the exons ATG GATTCGCCAAGGAATCCCCCTGTAAGCCCTGACGAGCAGTATCTGGAGACGTTGATCCACTGGGACGTGAACTGCGATGGCTGCGGTAGCTCCCGGCTGATCCACTACCGCTACAAGTGCCTGCGCTGCCCGGACTACGATCTGTGCGCCGACTGCCACGAGAACGGGGTCACCACTGGACAGCACGAGCAGGATCACCCGTTCCAGTGCCTCCTGGACCGCGCCGCCCGCGAGCTTTTCTTTGCCGGCGAGCAGACGCCGGATCTGTGCGCCGATAGCTACACATGCCCACTGTGCGGCGGAATGGGCATGTCCGCCGGAGAACTGATGAGGCACTGCCAGATGGAGCACCGCCTGGTGCGCCTCTCCGTCATTTGTCCGCTCTGCGTGGCTGTTCCGGCCTCGCATCCCAACAGGGTCAACAACATTACCACCCACTTGATCCTTTGGCATCCAGCGAGCCCTTTGAGGGTTCCCGGCTCCCCTTCTTCTTCCTTCGCAGAACCCCACTCCGAATTCCTATGGCCCCAGCAAAGCCTGGACTTTACGGCCACGGAGCCATCTACTGGATTTGGAATGGCCACCCATCACACCCTGCCATCCGCCCAAATGCCACAGGTGCGTTTCCTTCTGCCCAGGGGCACGCCCCCCTTGGCTCCTTCCGAGGACTTAAGCGACGATGAGATCGTCGAGATGTGA
- the LOC108019055 gene encoding uncharacterized protein, with amino-acid sequence MPNPPKSYLLRLVILLATINLARMAPRQLIPLDLKDLLGGFNFPEPQEKDQEIPEPRGLYVNLDVGQDGQLDDLQQVLLVTSGLNPSQIAQRRGEDQNLRNQGRHFFRNGGTVFVFSGLGSGGIVNNNTNNINTNATATPAAATTTTTRNTDFIRTPIGYPAGLPMQYFRKRQDDALSPAVSYPDLFGWNEAAFYGGDLGGGYAGLGGLNGGYSPLAGVPLVPITIGNEVRYVPMNLRMYRQLARSPAPAPPPPPPPPAIREQDAQLEEDDISAFGLTPELDVMELEDVEQADEELQSQGQGHSAAGSPGYGILGQRLRPRPLVRRRPLQSLAQNIRRVQYLKR; translated from the coding sequence ATGCCCAATCCTCCGAAGAGCTATCTGCTCCGCCTGGTCATCCTTTTGGCCACCATCAACTTGGCCAGGATGGCACCGCGACAGCTCATCCCTCTGGACTTGAAGGATCTTCTTGGGGGCTTCAATTTCCCAGAGCCACAGGAGAAGGACCAGGAAATTCCCGAGCCACGTGGCCTCTATGTGAACCTGGATGTGGGTCAGGATGGCCAGCTGGATGACCTGCAGCAGGTGCTCCTGGTGACCAGTGGCCTGAATCCCTCGCAGATTGCCCAGCGGCGGGGCGAGGATCAAAATCTCCGGAACCAGGGCAGACACTTTTTTAGGAACGGCGGCACGGTGTTTGTATTTTCCGGACTGGGCTCCGGCGGAATCGTTAACAATAATACCAATAACATTAATACCAATGCCACGGCCACTCCGGCTGCCGCGACGACGACGACCACTCGAAACACGGACTTCATCCGGACTCCAATTGGCTATCCGGCCGGACTGCCGATGCAGTATTTCCGGAAGCGACAGGACGACGCCCTATCGCCGGCAGTATCCTATCCGGATCTGTTTGGCTGGAACGAGGCGGCCTTCTATGGCGGCGACTTGGGTGGTGGCTATGCGGGATTGGGTGGCCTCAATGGCGGCTACAGCCCGCTGGCGGGAGTGCCCCTGGTGCCCATCACCATTGGCAACGAGGTGCGTTATGTTCCGATGAATCTCCGCATGTACCGGCAGCTGGCCAGGAGTCCAGCTCCTGCTCCTCCGCCGCCACCGCCTCCGCCGGCCATCAGGGAGCAGGACGCTCAGCTGGAGGAGGACGACATATCCGCCTTTGGCCTGACCCCCGAGCTGGATGTGATGGAGCTGGAGGATGTGGAGCAGGCCGACGAGGAGCTTCAGAGTCAGGGTCAGGGTCACTCAGCCGCCGGTTCACCCGGCTATGGGATCCTGGGACAGCGGCTGAGACCCCGTCCTCTGGTCCGAAGGCGACCTCTGCAATCCCTGGCCCAGAACATTCGCCGGGTGCAGTACCTCAAGAGGTAA
- the LOC118879346 gene encoding uncharacterized protein: MDTIAADNYTASELRCWLEKLGLPKSGTKATLAARLNGVPPEARGDCPVLDPKDMTDIEAGPEERSNSAAVQGTDQDDVGATSLDAQNNDETANNNMCVPEISMQLESLKRHLEVVQLENEFLKLEVSRRQPWNRVTAPSTSNLPEIQNNVSTPNQTNVTLSDLENIVAEAARPNTAIFNNNSLVTMVKEMLPPFDGAVNSKVPVNTWIAQLNAIIKMYKLSEDITRILVMSKLKDRAQIWLHSSENFLSLPVQDLLTQLAEAFQSKESKIMSRRKFQERKWQPAEDFATYFNDKTLLAAHIRIDDEELIDSIIEGIPDTLLRQQAHMHCFNSSAQLLQAFSKVTLRKPSLAFGRHKDVSGNQPGPAVRCFNCNSVGHFAADCRKPKRAYGACYGCGSLEHLISHCNEKKNATKNEYNA, translated from the exons ATGGACACCATCGCTGCAGACAACTACACAGCATCAGAACTTCGATGTTGGCTGGAAAAACTTGGGTTGCCGAAAAGCGGCACCAAGGCAACACTAGCAGCGCGGTTGAATGGTGTGCCCCCCGAAGCCCGAGGAGATTGTCCAGTGCTGGACCCGAAGGACATGACCGACATTGAAGCTGGGCCTGAGGAAAGGTCAAATAGTGCTGCAGTTCAAGGAACCGATCAGGACGATGTCGGGGCTACATCGCTGGATGCCCAAAACAACGACGAAACcgccaacaacaacatgtGCGTTCCAGAAATTTCCATGCAATTGGAATCTCTGAAGCGCCATTTAGAAGTCGTCCAATTGGAAAATGAGTTTCTCAAATTGGAAGTTTCCCGGCGTCAGCCATGGAATAGAGTGACCGCACCTTCGACGAGCAATTTGCCAGAAATCCAGAACAATGTTTCCACACCAAATCAAACCAATGTCACCCTATCGGATTTGGAGAATATTGTTGCAGAGGCTGCCAGGCCTAATACAGCCATTTTTAACAACAATTCTTTGGTGACCATGGTTAAGGAAATGCTTCCACCTTTCGACGGTGCTGTTAACAGCAAAGTGCCAGTTAACACGTGGATCGCACAGCTCAACGCGATCATAAAAATGTACAAGCTGAGTGAAGACATAACGCGCATACTGGTTATGTCAAAGTTGAAAGACCGCGCTCAAATTTGGTTGCACTCTTCTGAGAACTTTCTGTCCTTGCCAGTCCAGGACCTGTTAACTCAACTCGCAGAGGCTTTTCAGTCAAAAGAGAGCAAGATAATGTCCAGACGCAAGTTCCAGGAGCGAAAGTGGCAACCAGCTGAAGACTTTGCTACGTACTTCAACGACAAGACCCTGTTGGCTGCACACATCCGGATAGACGACGAGGAATTAATCGACAGTATCATCGAAGGAATACCGGATACTCTTCTACGGCAACAGGCACACATGCACTGTTTTAATTCGTCTGCCCAGCTGTTGCAGGCATTCTCCAAAGTAACATTGCGGAAACCATCTCTCGCATTTGGACGCCACAAAGACGTTTCCGGAAATCAGCCCGGACCCGCTGTAAGATGCTTCAACTGTAACTCCGTGGGTCATTTCGCGGCCGACTGCCGCAAGCCTAAGCGCGCGTACGGCGCTTGCTACGGTTGTGGAAGCTTGGAGCACCTGATATCTCATTGCAACGAGAAGAAGAACGCAACCAAAAATGAATAT AATGCCTAA
- the LOC108019018 gene encoding G8 domain-containing protein DDB_G0286311 yields the protein MRASTLLIGLLLVASCSSILARPQDSTTPSSSTTSTTSTTTPKSEESTSPTTTTTTTTEKPKSESTTPSTTTTSTTPSTTPSTTLSTTPSITPSTTPSTTTTTTPKPDDDEAAKLLQQCAQLSRRKKRGGSSSSEEDDSSEKKAAKKERKQLKKLCKQLRRQQERKQEKSQKSALSELADALRNYNQKQKN from the coding sequence ATGCGAGCATCCACATTGTTGATCGGCCTACTGTTGGTGGCCAGTTGCTCCTCGATTTTGGCCAGGCCGCAGGACAGCACCACTCCTAGCAGCAGCACCACCTCAaccaccagcaccaccacTCCAAAATCCGAGGAATCGACCAGCCCCACTACGACTACTACCACGACCACGGAAAAGCCCAAGTCGGAGTCCACAACTCCCAGTACTACCACTACTAGCACCACACCGAGTACCACCCCCAGCACCACCCTCAGTACCACCCCTAGCATAACCCCTAGCACCACTCCCAGCACCACCACAACCACTACTCCAAAACCCGATGACGATGAGGCCGCCAAACTCCTGCAGCAATGTGCCCAGCTGAGCCGTCGGAAGAAGCGCGGTGGTTCGTCCTCTTCCGAAGAAGACGACAGTAGTGAGAAGAAAGCGGCGAAGAAAGAACGCAAGCAGTTGAAGAAGCTGTGCAAGCAGTTGAGGAGGcagcaggagcgcaagcagGAGAAGTCCCAGAAATCAGCACTATCCGAATTGGCCGATGCCCTGCGAAACTACAACCAAAAACAGAAGAACTAA
- the LOC108018874 gene encoding serrate RNA effector molecule homolog, with translation MASRPKNEYDDSSEEENETIMKLLKGIFDADSEEEDSEEEAPLEEAPSTSHRCKKRGRKRGRKYSSEDAEEEEEGPSTSRKRKRKRKKKRRKKSKSSDRARMPVEYPEIDEPLGADTTPEPLSPCAPVLEPSAEEYIVEGVDLNGVVESSEAEGPGSSMASQEKSESPPYEAIECVLSEESSSEEGDGPSNITCPLPGQGNDPIVN, from the exons ATGGCGAGTCGGCCGAAAAATGAATACGACGATTCTTCGGAAGAGGAAAACGAAACAATTATGAAACTCTTAAAAGGAATTTTCGATGCGGACTCAGAGGAGGAGGACTCAGAGGAGGAGGCACCATTGGAGGAGGCACCATCCACAAGCCACAGGTGCAAGAAGCGCGGAAGGAAGCGCGGAAGGAAGTATTCTTCGGAGGACgcagaggaggaggaggaaggtCCCTCCACAAGCCGCAAGCGCAAGCGCAAGCGCAAGAAGAAGCGCCGCAAGAAGTCCAAGTCTTCTGACAG GGCCCGAATGCCCGTAGAATATCCAGAAATAGATGAACCATTAGGAGCAGACACAACCCCTGAACCGCTTTCGCCCTG TGCCCCGGTCTTAGAACCGTCGGCCGAAGAGTATATTGTGGAGGGTGTGGACTTGAATGGTGTGGTGGAGTCGTCGGAAGCGGAGGGTCCTGGGAGTTCTATGGCAAGTCAGGAGAAGTCAGAATCTCCACCCTACGAAGCAATCGAATGCGTGTTGTCCGAGGAATCTTCCTCGGAAGAAGGTGACGGTCCTAGCAACATTACTTGTCCACTACCTGGACAAGGAAATGACCCGATTGTCAATTAG
- the LOC118878175 gene encoding uncharacterized protein: MADMPDLDVSFNQKGENDASMDSGIAIMSVATEKPGIAALESATTSGKGEKPEIEAEPPSNTYVKGLEKDSKGEESPKKIDADQQGLSAVGREQREEPPSEALRQSGDQINVRQLGGVMGLEEEASPEALRQSEEEQKQSKGNSLPKRDSQDTVDDTFAPQAKKPKLSKIQDVDQEI, translated from the exons ATGGCCGATATGCCCGACCTCGATGTCTCCTTCAACCAGAAGGGGGAAAACGACGCATCAATGGACTCGGGGATTGCAATCATGTCCGTAGCCACCGAGAAGCCCGGAATTGCAGCTCTCGAGTCGGCGACTACCTCCGGCAAGGGTGAAAAGCCGGAGATCGAGGCGGAACCGCCTTCGAACACCTATGTGAAGGGCCTGGAGAAGGACTCCAAGGGTGAGGAATCCCCCAAGAAAATCGACGCAGATCAGCAG GGACTGTCGGCGGTGGGCCGTGAGCAGAGGGAAGAACCACCATCTGAAGCTCTTCGCCAATCCGGGGATCAGATTAACGTCCGTCAGCTGGGCGGAGTCATGGGCCTGGAGGAAGAAGCTTCACCCGAAGCTCTTCGCCAATCCGAGGAGGAACAAAAGCAGTCTAAGGGAAATTCCTTGCCAAAGCGCGATTCCCAGGATACGGTAGATGATACGTTCGCTCCACAGGCTAAGAAGCCAAAGCTTTCGAAAATTCAAGACGTGGACCAGGAGATCTAA
- the LOC108018873 gene encoding trichohyalin: MAIQSIERRTRAKIMMCGKGFGMILVLFWATALSSDLSLVSGQTVAPLTSSTSAPPKMEVKPTKPMIVNAPPKKHMPMAPETPKLNGSKPMQVTGFITKSGNIYEIEDKRGSIGSIEGRQADEGQIVCNYGNVVIYSDVPCDKVRNVRVGEVKPLKQDPLEADNTEKNPAEGEQQSQELQPAEQQQQAVAEDQNQDLDQEQDQEQPNHPRGQSQNNRRRRRRRPQQQQQQRLQQQRRRRQQQRRRNGNGNNNLRRRRNGNRNNNNNNRNRQQQRRRRPNNNNNRRRIINNNGNGQRQQQRRQQQRRRPNSNINRQQQQRRRLREGNN, encoded by the exons ATGGCGATTCAGTCGATCGAGAGGCGAACAAGAGCTAAGATAATGATGTGCGGCAAGGGATTCGGGATGATCCTGGTCCTGTTTTGGGCCACGGCCCTTTCCAGCGACCTCTCGCTGGTGAGCG GTCAAACGGTGGCGCCGCTGACGAGCTCCACGAGTGCACCGCCCAAAATGGAGGTCAAGCCCACGAAGCCCATGATCGTGAATGCTCCCCCCAAGAAGCATATGCCGATGGCCCCAGAGACCCCGAAACTGAATGGCAGCAAGCCCATGCAGGTCACTGGTTTTATCACAAAATCGGGTAATATCTATGAGATCGAGGATAAGCGGGGCTCCATTGGCTCCATCGAGGGTCGCCAGGCGGACGAGGGGCAGATTGTGTGCAACTACGGCAACGTGGTGATCTACAGCGATGTGCCCTGCGACAAGGTCAGGAATGTGCGAGTGGGCGAGGTCAAGCCGCTCAAGCAGGATCCGCTGGAGGCGGACAACACCGAGAAGAATCCCGCCGAGGGTGAGCAGCAATCGCAGGAGTTGCAGCCGGCggagcagcaacagcaggcTGTGGCCGAGGATCAGAACCAGGATCTGGATCAGGAGCAGGACCAGGAGCAGCCCAATCATCCCAGGGGTCAGTCGCAGAACAACCGCCGTCGTCGCCGTCGCCgcccgcagcagcaacagcagcaaagGTTGCAGCAACAACGTCGCCGGCGACAACAGCAACGTCGCCGCAATggcaacggcaacaacaacttGCGACGTCGCCGCAATGGCAaccgcaacaacaacaacaacaacaggaaCCGCCAGCAGCAGAGACGTCGCCGccccaacaacaacaacaacaggaGACGCATCATCAACAACAACGGCAACGGCCAGCGACAACAGCAACGCCGCCAGCAGCAACGTCGCCGTcccaacagcaacatcaaTCGTCAGCAGCAACAGCGACGTCGCCTTCGCGAGGGCAATAACTGA